In the Pseudoalteromonas sp. A25 genome, AAATGGGCAAAATGTACCTGTAATTTATGCTGCGCCAAAAGAAGGATATCGAGGTTGGCACGGGGTGATGTGTTTATCTTCTGCGACGACAGGCGCGGTTAAAGATGCCGCATATGAATATATGAACTGGTGGCTGTCAGGTTGGCCTGGTGCCTTTATCGCAAGGCAGGGTTACTATATTTCGAACCCTCAGCGTGCTAAGTCTTATTTGTCTAAAGCTGAGTGGGATTATTGGTATGACGGGTTGCCAGCTGCGCAAAATTTAACTGGAACCGATGGGAAATTATCGGTTAAACAAGGAGAGGTGCGCACAGGCGGAAGTTATTTAACCCGTTTTAGTAATGTTGCTGTGTGGAATACCGTTATGCCTAGTTATGATTATAGCTTACAAAAGTGGTATGAATTTATTAGCTAGGAGACGTGCATGACGTTTTATCGCTCTCTAGCATTTCAGCTGAGTTTAGGTCTGTTGTGTATCAGTGTATTGGTACTTTCATCGGCGTACCTGACTAAAATTAGCTACAAATTACTTGCCTACAGGGATAGTGAAATTGCCAACTCTACAGAGCTGGCAGAAAGAGCCTATTTGTTAGAGTTGTCGGTAATAGACTTGCAACGTAATGTATTAATTTACAAGCAATCGGCCAGCTCGGCAGCGATGAATCGCAGCAATGAATTAATCGACAAGTTAGAAGCTGTCTTAGCACAAATTGACCAAGCGAGCCAACAAACGCAAGACGTCAGTGATATGATAGCAAGAATGCAAAGTCACCTTGCTGACTATAAAGATAATTTAGCGGTGGCTGTTGCTGGTAGAGAAAAACGCCAGTCTTTATATCAAGATGAGTTTTTAGCTGTTATTAATACCGCTCAGGATGTTATCAATCAAGAGCTTGAAACCACTCAAAAAGCCCAAGCAACACTCTATTTAACCAAGGCACACAACGCCGTACTAACTTATTTGATGACCCAAAATGCCGTACATGTAAACGTGTTTAATCAACAAATTTCACTGGCAAAGTCGCAATTGACCAATACTGTGGTCAAAGCACACTTCCAAAAAATAGCGATGGCTTTTAGAAAATTACATCAAACTATCCGAGGGTATCTGTATTTAACCAATGTGGTTTTACCTGGGACGGCCAACGAAATTCTTCACCTGTCATCTACCCTTCGTGCTCTAGAAGAGCAGCAAATGCAAGATAAGATTACCTCGGCAAAAGAAACGACTAGCTCTTTACAGGGTCGCAGCGAGTTATTCACTTTACTAAGTATTATGTTAGTTGCTCTTTACGCTGCTTTTCTGATTCTAAGGGTGATCAGGCCAATTCGCTCACTTACAGTGCTTTTTAAGCGTTTGAGTAATAATTTGCATGTTGACGATATTCCATACCTTAAAAGAGAAGATGAAATAGGTCAGCTATCAGTGGCAGCTAGCGTTTTTCATAATAAAAACTTGCAAACCACAGAGCTCTTTGAGCGAACAAAAGAGCTAGTAATTGAACAGAAGTCATTAAATGAAGAGTTAGCTGCGAAGCAACAAGAAGCAGAGCAAGCAACCATATCCAAAAGCTTATTTTTAGCGAATATGAGCCATGAGATTCGCACACCAATGAATGGCATCATTGGCTTGATAGAGCTACTTAAAGCGTCAAACTTGGAGGCTGAGCAAAGAGAGTGTATCGAAAAAATTGATTACTCCAGCGGTGTTTTGATGGCGGTGATTAACGATATTTTAGATTTCTCAAAAATTGAAGCGGGCAAGTTAGACATTGAGGAAAAAGAGTTTGAACTTGATCAAATGCTCGACAATATTTTAGCTTCGGTTAGTTTGCGAGCTACCGAGAAAAACCTTTATTTTCGTTGTGTTAGCCCTACACAGGAAAGTCATTTAGTTGGCGATGAAGTGAGGATCACACAAGTGATCCTCAATTTATGCAATAACGCGATTAAATTTACATCGCTGGGCGGTGTTGAGCTGAGAGTATCTACTTATGATAGCGCCACGGGTGAAGTGATTTTAGGTATAGAGGTTGAAGATACTGGAATTGGCATGACGCTGCAGCATCAAAGTGATGTGTTTGAACAGTTCTCTCAAGCGGACGTATCGACTAGTCGAAAATTTGGCGGTACCGGGCTTGGATTAGCGATTGTTAAGCAGCTATGTGAATTGATGAATGGTAGTGTCAGCGTACATTCAGAAGTTGATAAAGGCTCCGTTTTCTCTGTTATGCTTAAACTGCATAGAGCGACTCAGCGGCAAAAAAGTAAACTACCAGTAAACCATAACTTCGCTGTATCTATTGTGTGCCAGCGCCAAATAAATAAAGTAACAAAGATCATAAGTGATTATTTTGCTTTTAATAATTGCAAAGTAACTTACTTAGAATTACACAAGGTTGCTGCCATGACACAGCAAGAGTTAAGTGCTCTAAATATTGTGCTGGTATTAGATCATCAAATGTCTGAATCTATCTGTTTGGCAGATATAGCCTCATTGCAATATTACAGTGCGGGCTTGTGTGTTGTCATAGATAAGCGAGACTCAGTATTACTAACTCGCGCTGGCATCGCGCGAGATACGCTGGTGCTCGAAATGCCGTTCACGTATAGTGCATTTTACAACCATATATGTAAGTTGTTTAAGCATGATGTTGTACCGACTCATAAAGCAGAAGCGAAAGTTGAGTTACGCTTGAAGGGGCGGGTTTTGCTTGTAGAAGACAATGCGGTTAATCAAATGGTTGCTGAAAAATTACTGGCTTCACTGGGGCTAGAGGCAGATATTGCACAAGATGGCCGTCAGGCGGTTGATAAGCTTAGTAATACACCTTATGCGTATGACTTAGTATTAATGGACATTCAAATGCCTGTTATGGACGGCTTCACAGCGACTGAATATATTCGCAAAGAGTTGCAATTAAATATGCCAATATGCGGGTTATCGGCGAATGCAATGTCGGAAGACTACGATAAAGCGATAGCCAGCGGTATGAATGATTTTATGACAAAACCAATAAAAATGGAGCAGCTTAAAATGGTATTGCAACAATACTTAGAGCAAGATATTTCAGCCTAAGCGATGGTCATTATCTATGCTTAGGCTGAAAAGTGCTCAGCAATTACTTCTTTTTCTTTTGTTTTGTTTTTAACTTCTTTTTAGCCTTCATTTTTACCGGATCTTTTTTCTTCTTCGGTGGCTTCGCTTCTTTATGCTGTGGTTCAAGCCCTTTAATTACGCGTCGTTTTAAGCTTTGCTCTGTGTAACGTTCTACCTTTTTCAAAATAGCAGCATCATGTGCTTCTACCATTGAAATTGCAGTGCCTTTTTTACCCGCACGCCCAGTTCGACCAATACGGTGTACATATACATCGGCTGTTCGTGGCATATCAAAGTTAATCACATGGGTGATATCCGGAACATCAATACCTCTCGCCGCTACATCAGTGGCAATTAAGATGCGTGTTCGGCCACTATGAAAATTCGCCATAGCGGTCATACGTTTATCTTGAGGCATTTCGCCACGTAGCCACGTTGTTTTTATGTCTTGAGCATAAAGCTCGCCAACAAGTTGTTCTAAACGCTCACGAGTTTTAACGAATACAATGGCTTTTTGTACTTCTTCTTCGTTTTGTAGAAGGTGAGTAAGCATGGCCAATTTATGTTTGTAATCATCAGCTAAGTGTATCCACTGGTGAATTTTGGCTTTTTCTTTACGCGACGACTCAGCTTCTAATAGCGCTGGGTCTTTGAGAATTCGCTCTGCAAATAATTCAACGCTGTCACCTTCTAACGTGGCTGAAAACAAAAAGCACTGGCGGCGGTTTTTGGCTTCATCACAAATGCGCAACATTTCTTTTTTGAACCCCAGATCTAGCATGCGGTCAGCTTCATCTAAGATTAGCAATTCTACGTTTTCAGCATGAAAGTTTTCGGTTTCGAGATATTCCATCAAGCGACCAGGTGTAGCGATAAGAATGTCGTTGTTCTTTTCAAAAATCTCTTTGTGGCTGCCGTAGTTAATGCCACCTGTGACCACTCCAATGCGTAAATGAGTATTGGCAGCAAGTAACTGACATTGCTCATGCACTTGATAAGCTAATTCACGAGTTGGCGCCATAATTAGTACGCGCGCAAACCCTGGATCTCTGCGAGGAAAATCAAGTAAATACTGAATTGCGGGGATCAAGAATGCAGCGGTTTTACCCGTACCGGTTGGTGCAGAGGCTAAAATGTCGCGACCTAGTAAGGCCTCTGGAATAGCCAATTGCTGAATACTCGTGGCTGTATCGAAGCCCATTTTGTTAATGGCGGTTAAAACTTTTTGATCAAGATCGAATTCAGAAAATTGCATAGTGCATCATAAATAAAGGACAATGTTAGCAATTATACGCGTGATGGCTATTTTGGAAAAGGTGAATCATGTCTGGGTTTGCATTTAAACAATTTAAGGTACAACAATCGAACACTGCAATGAAGGTGTCGACCGATGGTATTTTATTAGGTGCTTGGACAAATTTAAGTGAGGCCAAGCGGTTATTGGATATTGGTTGTGGAACTGGACTGCTCTCATTAATGTGTAAGCAGCGCGTGCCAAACCTTGAAGTTGAAGCAGTTGAAATTGATGAAGGCGCGTATGAAGATGCCTTTGCGAACATTTGGCACAGTCCATGGCCTGATATCCAATTACATCAAGGGGATATTCGCACATTTAACAGCACAGATTTGTTCGATGTGGTGATTTGCAATCCGCCTTACTTTAACGGCAGCTTAAAAGGGCCGAATCAAGCTCGAAATACCGCCCGTCATACAGATAGTTTACCCTTTGGAGCGCTAATAAATGCCTTTACTCGGCTAAGTCATCCAGGTTCGCGATTGGCACTGATTTTACCCTGCACTGAGGCTGAACAGTTTAAATCGTTGGGTGAGAGTGAAGGATTAGTGTTGCAACGAGAGTGCTTAGTTGCGACGACCGAGTATAAATCGCCGACTCGAAGTCTGCTAGAATTTGGCTATGACGGAGCACAACTAATAGCGACTGACTCATTATGTATACAACGTTCTGATGGTGGCTATAGTGCTGAGTTTATCGCTTTGTGCCGAGATTTTTATGTAAAAATGTAGGGTGAACGGGTGATTATTAAGGATGACTATGCAAGAGCAAACGCAACAGATCCTGTCTTTTTTAAGGCAAATACAGCTGCCGTTCGAGTTAAAGTGCTTTTCTAACAAAAAGACATTTTTACCGGGATTAAAACTACAGCAAGGGGTGCTGCAAATTGACCTTGCAAGCTTGCTTTATCCAGGAGATATATTGCACGAAGCTGGTCATGTAGCAGTGTGTGAACCCAAAGAGCGACACCTACTCAGTGATAATGTGTATCAAAGCGGTCGCAATAAAGATTGGATGCATGGCGAGGAAATGGCTGCTATTGCTTGGTCCGTTGCGGCAGCGAAACACATAGGTTTGCCTTTAGAGGTTGTGTTTCATCCGAATGGATATAAAGGGCAAAGCGCGCACTGGGTAGAGGTATTTTCTAATAGTGCTGGTTTTGGTTATCCACTTTTAGGAGTATGGGACATGCTAGACCCAGAGCGAGGCTTTCCTCATATGCGTTGTTGGATACGAGAGGTGTCTTGGGTCTAACGTGATAGTGAAAATGCTATAGCGTTTCACTATACTCAGTCATGATCTGGGTTATCCAAGTGGCTATGCGTTCATCACTTTTGTCGTATTGACTGTCTTCATCTAGCGCAAGGCCAACAAAGTATTTTTTGTCATCGGTCAATGCTTTAGAGGCCTCAAATTCATAATCAGGTGTATTCGGCCAATAACCAAGAAATTGTACGCCTTGTGGAGCGATTTTGTCATGTAGCATACCTAAAGCATCTTGAAACCACTGACCATAGCCTTGTTGATCGCCCATACCAAATAGCGCGATGGTTTTTCCTGTAAGGTTCACCCCATCAATATCGTCCCAGCAAGATTCCCAATCTTCTTGTAACTCGCCAAAATCCCAGGTTGAAATACCAAAAATTAAAAAGTCATACTGTTGGGCGTTGGCAAGTGGTTCATCTTTTATATTGTGCAATGAAACTATGTCACTACCTATAATGTCGCGCATTTTCTCTGCGGCCATTTCTGTATAACAAGTAGTTGACCCGTAAAATAACCCTATCTGCATGCTATTTATCACTTTTAGATTGACTGTTATGATAGGCGCGAAGTCTACCTTATGACGCAGTAAATTGATACAGGAAGCCTGTGAGCGAACAACAACCAGTGGTGCCGTTAAGCGGTGAAAATGCAGACTATATAGAGCAGTTTTTAGACTCATTATTTTTAGAGCAGGGATTAAGTGAAAATACTTTGGCGGCTTATCGCAGTGATATAGAAAAGTGCGCCCATTTTATCCAAGCGACGTTTGATGTGTCATTATTGTCTGTTGATAGCGCTCATATCGAAGCGTATTTGGCGCATCGTCATGATTTGGGGTTAAAAGCACGCAGTACAGCAAGAGCGCTTAGTGCATTGAAAAGGTTTTATTTGTATTTTGTGCGAGAAAAAAGAATATCAAATACACCGTTACTAAATATTGCACAGCCTAAAACGACCCAGTCTTTGCCTAAAACATTAACTGAACAAGAAGTTGAAGCATTACTAGAGGCACCTAATTTAGAAGAGCCCATGGGACTTAGAGATAAAGCAATGTTAGAGCTGCTTTATGCAACAGGACTGAGGGTGACTGAACTGGTAGGATTGCGAATGGAGCAGCTTAATTTGCGACAGGCAGTGGTGTTGGTGAAAGGCAAAGGAGGCAAAGAGCGCTTGGTGCCTATGGGAGAAGAAGCATTACATTATATCGAGCTGTTCCTGCGTGTAGGGCGCCCTGAAATGGTAAAGCATGCCACTGATTTTGTGTTTCCATCTAAAAGAGGTACAGGTATGACGCGGCAAACTTTTTGGCATCGTATTAAACACTATGCTATTTTGGCTCAAGTAGTGTCGCCATTATCACCACATACACTACGTCATGCTTTTGCAACACATTTGTTGAATCATGGCGCTGACTTAAGAGTTGTCCAAATGATGTTAGGGCATAGTGATTTGTCGACCACTCAGATTTATACACATGTTGCTAGTGAGCGTCTGAAAAGCTTACATCAGCAGCATCACCCTAGAGCTTGATGGAATTTTATTGCATATTCTCGGTCTACTGGGGAAATAGGATAATAACTTTAAGAGATAGATATGAAAAAATTAATGTTAGCAGCGGCGATGGTTTGCAGCTTTTCAACGTTCGCAAATACTGAAGTAGACACCGCATCAGAATCAACTTTGATGGCGCCGTTATCGGTTGATCCAATAAAAGAGAGCTTTGCTAAGTTAGGCGTGTCGGTTAAGAGTGTCGAAAGTAGCCCGATTGAAGGCTTGAAAACGGTATTGACTGATAAAGGCGTACTATATGCTTCAGCAGATGGTAAGTATTTGATGCAAGGTAATTTAATTGACCTTGAAAACCGTGTAAATGTGACTGATCAAGCACTTAGTGGTGTACGCAAAGAAGGTGTTGCACAGTATCAAGATTCAATGATTGTATACAAGGCTGAGAATGAAAAGCACCAAATCACGGTGTTTACAGACATCACTTGTGGCTACTGTCGTAAATTACACCGAGAACTAGAAGATTATTTGTCGGCGGGAATTACGGTAAAATATTTAGCTTATCCACGTGGTGGCATTGGCAGTGGCGGTTACAGCGATTTAATGAACGTTTGGTGTGCTAAAGATGCCGCTCAGGCGTTAACAGATGCTAAAGCTGGGCAAAAAGTGGCTAAGGTTGAGAATTGTAGCGCGCCTGTTGCTGAGCATTATCAACTTGGTCAGAGTTTTGGTTTATCAGGTACTCCTGCAATTATTTTAGATGATGGCACTTTGATCCCCGGTTATCAACCTGCAGACTCATTGGCAAAAATGTTAGAAGATAAAAGCAATAAATCATAATAGCGGATATAATATAGAGCTGTTAAAAAAGGCCGTTAGGCCTTTTTTATTGCGTCAGATTTAAGGTTGTGTACTTCATGAATACCCATATCAAAGCTCGTCAACGTGTCGACGATAGTCATTTGCCCAGTCACTTACACCCCGTTATTAAACAAATTTATGCAAGTAGAGGTGTGCAAACGGCAACTGAACTTGATAACCGAGCTACAACGTTACTCGACTTTCGGTTGTTTAAAGATATAGAGATTGCATGTGACATATTGCAATCAGCATTATACGCACAAGCAAGAATATTGATTGTAGGAGACTTTGATGCTGATGGGGCAACCAGTACTGCGGTTTTGATGGAAGGGTTGACGCAATTTGGCTATCAGCACGTAGACTACTTGGTTCCAGATAGGTTTAGCCTTGGTTACGGTTTAAGCCCAGCGCTTGCTGAACAAATTGTTGGGCTCAAGCCTGATCTTGTGATCACGGTAGACAATGGCATTTCTTGTATTGCTGGAATAGACATTGTTAAACAAGCGGGCATTCAAGTGATTGTTACCGACCACCATTTACAAGGCGAACAGTTGCCCAATGCAGATGCGATTGTTAACCCTAATCAGCATGGTTGTCAGTTTCCCTCAAAGTCAATTGCGGGTGTCGGGGTCGCATTTTATGTCTTAGTTGCACTGCGTCATCATTTACGCGCGCAAGGCTACTTTACTGACTCAGGGCAACCAGAACCGAATTTAGCATCACTGCTGGATATCGTAGCGTTGGGGACTGTGGCGGATGTTGTGGCATTAGATGCGAACAACCGAACGTTGGTTTATCAAGGGTTAGCCCGCATTCGAAATGGCCATACACGCCCAGGTATTGAAGCGCTTATTGAAGTGTCTAATCGCAATGCCGCAAGATTGAATGCCAGTGATTTCGGTTTTGCTTTGGCTCCACGACTCAATGCCGCAGGCAGATTAGATGATATGAGCCTGGGGATCGCGTGTTTGCTGTCAAAAGACATCAACCAAGCACGACGCATTGCCGGTGAATTGGATAGCTTAAACCATGAACGACGTGAGATAGAGCAGGGTATGCAGCAAGAGGCGCTTGCTGTATTAGAGCGTTTGGTAATGAGCACACAAGTTGTGCCTGATGCGCTATGTTTGTATCAAGATGATTGGCATCAAGGCGTGATTGGTATTTTAGCGGGTCGTTTAAAAGAGCAGTATCATCGTCCCACAGTGATATTTGCCCAAGGTGATCATGGTGAGCTCAAGGGATCATGCCGCTCTATTGAAGGGATTCATATGCGAGACTTGTTAGAGTCGCTCAATACGCAATACCCAGATTTGATAGTTAAGTTTGGTGGCCACGCCATGGCGGCTGGATTGACGATACAAGAGTCAAATTTTGAGCAATTTAAACGGGTATTTGTCAGTACCGTTGGTGACAATTTATCTGAAGAGCACAAACAGAGTGTGCTCTTGACCGATGGCGCGCTTCCTAGTGAGTGCTTTTCTATGGAGTTTGCGCAATTGTTGCAACAAGCAGGGCCATGGGGGCAGCATTTTCCTGAACCTGTCTTTTATGGCGAGTTTGAGCTTGTACAGCAACGTATTGTGGGGGAAAAGCATCTAAAACTAGTGTTAAAGCATGCCTCTGGCAAGTTGGTGGATGCTATTGCTTTTAATGTTGATGTTAAAGCTTGGCCTAATACACAAGCACTTTTAGCTCAGGTCGCATATCAATTGGATATTAACGAGTTCAGAGGCAAGTTTTCATTACAGTTAATCGTGCGAGAAATCAGCGCAATTACCTAATAAAGGCATTTATAGCGACCACAAATTTTGCTACTATGGCGCGTTTAATAATTGGGCGTGCTGATCGGTCTAGTAAGAAACGGCAGCAGCCATAAAAATCGAGCAATTTTTGGAGTAATGTGCATGTTTGAAGTGAATCCTGTGATTAATCAAATCAAGGACATTCGCGAACGTACTGAACTGCTTCGGGGGTATCTTTGACTACGCTCATAAATTAGAGCGCTTAGAAGAAGTTAATGCCGAACTTGAAGATTCAGCCGTGTGGAACGAGCCGGAAAAAGCACAAGCACTAGGGCGTGAAAAATCAGCCTTAGAAGCGGTTGTTGAAACGATAGATGAATTAGTTTCAGGTGCCGATGATGTTGAAGGGCTTGTTGAACTTGCTGTTGAAGCAGAAGATCAAGATACCTTTGATGAAGCACAGCAAGAGCTAGAAGTGTTGGTTGCATCATTGGATAAACTAGAGTTCCGTCGAATGTTTTCGGGTCCACATGATGACAGCGATGCATACTTAGACTTGCAATCGGGCTCCGGTGGTACTGAAGCGCAAGATTGGTGCAACATGTTGCTACGCATGTACTTACGATGGGGCGAAGCTAAAGGCTTTAAAGTTGAATTGGTTGAAGCCACTGACGGAGATGTTGCAGGCATAAAAGGCGCAACGGTTCGCTTTGTCGGTGAGTATGCTTACGGTTGGCTTCGCACTGAAACAGGTGTACATCGATTAGTTCGTAAAAGTCCGTTTGACTCAAGTGGTCGTCGCCATACTTCTTTTGCTTCGGCATTCGTTTACCCAGAAGTTGACGATAATATTGAAATTGATATTAACCCCGCCGATTTACGCATTGACGTATATCGTGCATCGGGTGCTGGTGGTCAGCACGTTAACACCACCGAGTCTGCGGTTCGTATCACACACGTACCAACCAATACGGTTGTACAGTGTCAAAATGAGCGTTCGCAGCACAAAAACAAAGCGCAAGCAATGAAGCAGTTAAAAGCCAAATTGTTTGAGCTTGAAATGCAAGCGCAAAACGCAGAAAAGCAGTCTCAAGAAGACGCCAAATCTGACATCGGTTGGGGTAGTCAAATACGTTCTTATGTATTAGATGACTCGCGTATTAAAGATTTACGTACTGGTGTTGAGAACCGAAATACACAAGCTGTATTAGACGGTGACTTAGACAAATTTATCGAAGCTAGCCTGAAATCAGGCCTTTAATCAACAAGCTAAACTAAGAGCTAAAAAATGACAGATCAAATCCAAGACGAAAACAAACTCATTGCTGAGCGTCGTACCAAGTTGGATGCGATTCGCGAGAATTGCAATGCCAATGGCCACCCTAACAGCTTCCGCCGTGAAGACTATACGGCTGATCTACAGGCTAAGCTTGGTGATAAATCGAAAGAAGAGTTGGTTGAATTAGACTGCCAAGCTGCTGTTGCTGGCCGTATTCTTGCTAAACGTGGCCCTTTCTTAGTATTGCAAGATATGAAAGGCCGTATTCAGGCATATGCTTCAAAAGATGTACAAAAAGATTTAAAAGCGAAGTATGGTCAATTAGATATTGGTGACATCATTGGTGTTAAAGGACCTGTGCACAAATCTGGTAAAGGTGACCTGTATGTAGATATGGTTGAGTACGAGCTACTAACCAAGTCTTTACGCCCTCTACCTGAGAAGTTCCACGGTTTAACAGACCAAGAAGCAAAGTATCGTCAGCGCTATGTTGATTTGATCACTAATATGGATACCCGTGAAACGTTCCGTATTCGCTCTAAAGTAATTGAAGGAATTCGTCGCTTCTTAGCTGAGCGCGATTTCATGGAAGTAGAAACACCTATGCTTCAGGTTATACCTGGTGGGGCAACGGCACGTCCATTCGTAACGCACCACAATGCGTTAGATATCGACATGTACTTGCGTATTGCGCCAGAACTTTATCTTAAGCGCTTGGTGGTTGGTGGCTTTGACCGCGTGTTTGAAATTAACCGTAACTTCCGTAATGAAGGTCTTTCGACGCGTCACAATCCAGAGTTCACCATGATTGAATTCTACCAAGCGTACGCAGATTACAAAGATCTCATGAACTTAACCGAAGACATGCTACGCACGGTTGCACAAGACGTATTGGGTACTACAACGATTGTGAATACGACTAAAAATGCTGATGGGGAAGTGGTTGATACGATTGAGTATGACTTTGGTCAACCGTTTGCGCGTTTATCAATGGCTGATGCAATTATTGAACACTCTGCAGATGCTGCGGCAAAAGCGCATATCTTCAAAGACCCTGAAAACCATTTTGAAGAGCTAAAAGCCTTTGCTAAGCAAATTCACGTTAAAACGCCAGAAAACTGCGTTTGGGGCCCTGGTAAGTTCTTGTGTGAAATCTTTGAAGAAGTGGCAGAGCATAAACTTATCCAACCGACTTTCATTACCGAGTATCCATGGGAAGTGTCTCCATTAGCGCGTCGTAACGATGAAAACCCATTCATTACCGATCGTTTTGAATTCTTCGTTGGTGGTCGTGAGCTTGCTAACGGCTTCTCTGAGCTTAATGATGCAGAAGATCAAGCGGCACGTTTTGCGCGTCAGGTTGAAGAAAAAGATGCCGGTGATGATGAAGCAATGCACTTTGATGATGATTACATTCAAGCACTTGAATACGGCTTACCACCGACTGCTGGTGAAGGTATTGGTATTGACCGTTTGGTGATGCTATTTACTGACTCACCAACGATTAAAGACGTAATCTTGTTCCCGCATATGCGCCCGCAAGCAGACTAATTTAAATGATGCTAAAAAGCCGCTCAATGAGCGGCTTTTTTGTAGACTTATCTCACCTTTGTATTATTTTTAGTCTTAAAGTGTAGAAAAGTTAAACGCTGTCAAATAAATGACTTATAAGCTGAGCATTCTCTGAGCATACTGAACATTTTTGCCATAAAAGTGTTTGACTTATTTTCTCAAGCCTTTATTATACGCATCCACAAGACGGAGAGGTGGCCGAGTGGCTGAAGGCGCTCCCCTGCTAAGGGAGTATAGGGTTTGTAGCCCTATCGAGGGTTCGAATCCCTCCTTCTCCGCCATTTTTAACTAAATGGTTTCTTGTAACGGACGCGTAGCTAAGCTGGATAGGTTATTTAGCAATGATGGCTACGAACAGGTTCGCATCTCATAAGTGAAGATGTAAAAGATACTTAAATACGGACGCGTAGCTAAGCTGGATAGGTTATTTAGCAATGATGGCTACGAACAGGTTCGCATCTCATAAGTGAAGATGTAAAAGATACTTAAATACGGACGCGTAGCTCAGCTGGATAGAGTACCTGGCTACGAACCAGGCGGTCGGAGGTTCGAATCCTCCCGCGTCCGCCACTTTTCTCAAGTGGTAAAAATAATAGAGATATCTTTAAGAGATATAAAATTTTAAACGACGGACGCGTAGCTCAGCTGGATAGAGTACCTGGCTACGAACCAGGCGGTCGGAGGTTCGAATCCTCCCGCGTCCGCCACTTTTCTTAAGTGGTTAAATATAAAGAATTGCGATGCAGGCGGTCGGAGGTTCACTCTTACAAAAACGTCCCGCATACGCCACTTTTCTTAAGTGGTTAAATATAAAGAATTGCGATGCAGGTGGTCGGAGGTTCACTCTTACAAAAAACGTCCCGCGTCCGCCACTTTTCTCTAAGTGGTTAATTAAAAGAGCATCTGGTAAGTAAAGATGTAAAACACACTTAAATACGGACGCGTAGCTCAGCT is a window encoding:
- the dsbC gene encoding bifunctional protein-disulfide isomerase/oxidoreductase DsbC codes for the protein MKKLMLAAAMVCSFSTFANTEVDTASESTLMAPLSVDPIKESFAKLGVSVKSVESSPIEGLKTVLTDKGVLYASADGKYLMQGNLIDLENRVNVTDQALSGVRKEGVAQYQDSMIVYKAENEKHQITVFTDITCGYCRKLHRELEDYLSAGITVKYLAYPRGGIGSGGYSDLMNVWCAKDAAQALTDAKAGQKVAKVENCSAPVAEHYQLGQSFGLSGTPAIILDDGTLIPGYQPADSLAKMLEDKSNKS
- the recJ gene encoding single-stranded-DNA-specific exonuclease RecJ, which encodes MNTHIKARQRVDDSHLPSHLHPVIKQIYASRGVQTATELDNRATTLLDFRLFKDIEIACDILQSALYAQARILIVGDFDADGATSTAVLMEGLTQFGYQHVDYLVPDRFSLGYGLSPALAEQIVGLKPDLVITVDNGISCIAGIDIVKQAGIQVIVTDHHLQGEQLPNADAIVNPNQHGCQFPSKSIAGVGVAFYVLVALRHHLRAQGYFTDSGQPEPNLASLLDIVALGTVADVVALDANNRTLVYQGLARIRNGHTRPGIEALIEVSNRNAARLNASDFGFALAPRLNAAGRLDDMSLGIACLLSKDINQARRIAGELDSLNHERREIEQGMQQEALAVLERLVMSTQVVPDALCLYQDDWHQGVIGILAGRLKEQYHRPTVIFAQGDHGELKGSCRSIEGIHMRDLLESLNTQYPDLIVKFGGHAMAAGLTIQESNFEQFKRVFVSTVGDNLSEEHKQSVLLTDGALPSECFSMEFAQLLQQAGPWGQHFPEPVFYGEFELVQQRIVGEKHLKLVLKHASGKLVDAIAFNVDVKAWPNTQALLAQVAYQLDINEFRGKFSLQLIVREISAIT
- the prfB gene encoding peptide chain release factor 2 (programmed frameshift), with product MFEVNPVINQIKDIRERTELLRGYLDYAHKLERLEEVNAELEDSAVWNEPEKAQALGREKSALEAVVETIDELVSGADDVEGLVELAVEAEDQDTFDEAQQELEVLVASLDKLEFRRMFSGPHDDSDAYLDLQSGSGGTEAQDWCNMLLRMYLRWGEAKGFKVELVEATDGDVAGIKGATVRFVGEYAYGWLRTETGVHRLVRKSPFDSSGRRHTSFASAFVYPEVDDNIEIDINPADLRIDVYRASGAGGQHVNTTESAVRITHVPTNTVVQCQNERSQHKNKAQAMKQLKAKLFELEMQAQNAEKQSQEDAKSDIGWGSQIRSYVLDDSRIKDLRTGVENRNTQAVLDGDLDKFIEASLKSGL
- the lysS gene encoding lysine--tRNA ligase; translated protein: MTDQIQDENKLIAERRTKLDAIRENCNANGHPNSFRREDYTADLQAKLGDKSKEELVELDCQAAVAGRILAKRGPFLVLQDMKGRIQAYASKDVQKDLKAKYGQLDIGDIIGVKGPVHKSGKGDLYVDMVEYELLTKSLRPLPEKFHGLTDQEAKYRQRYVDLITNMDTRETFRIRSKVIEGIRRFLAERDFMEVETPMLQVIPGGATARPFVTHHNALDIDMYLRIAPELYLKRLVVGGFDRVFEINRNFRNEGLSTRHNPEFTMIEFYQAYADYKDLMNLTEDMLRTVAQDVLGTTTIVNTTKNADGEVVDTIEYDFGQPFARLSMADAIIEHSADAAAKAHIFKDPENHFEELKAFAKQIHVKTPENCVWGPGKFLCEIFEEVAEHKLIQPTFITEYPWEVSPLARRNDENPFITDRFEFFVGGRELANGFSELNDAEDQAARFARQVEEKDAGDDEAMHFDDDYIQALEYGLPPTAGEGIGIDRLVMLFTDSPTIKDVILFPHMRPQAD